The following coding sequences are from one Microbacterium sp. SORGH_AS_0969 window:
- a CDS encoding sugar ABC transporter ATP-binding protein — protein MSHLNLTGITKSFGGVHALRGVDFAVSERGSVHGLIGANGSGKSTLLGVLSGQVSPDSGAVSLHGERVELRDPAHALSHGIAMVSQESALAPHLSVAENILLGRRLERSWWGIDWKSTNRRARDVLARLDLDYDPTIAVSRLRPDQRQMVEIARALSIETSILILDEPTSSLSDDQVRSLFAAVRRLKGHGVSTVFVSHRLPELFELSDEITVLRDGLTVATGPTGAFDQATLVDAMVGAPKASRPAGRRSRRAAVPEAVPRIQVRGASSPRAFTDVSLTVQAGEIVGLAGLTGAGRGELLESLFGSRPFTGDVALNGTSLAGSRPDEAISAGAGYLPPDRKTEGVVLQRSIVDNLLMVSTRDRRRLGAPRATDTASAATLAKRMSIKAPDLGSTVGSLSGGNQQKVAIGKWLGAEKSVLLLDEPTRGVDVAAKHEIHSLLRDAADRGTALLVSSSETDELLELCDRILVMHAGVIVADVAAADATEPLITRLAGGHL, from the coding sequence ATGAGTCATTTGAATCTGACGGGCATCACGAAATCTTTCGGCGGGGTCCACGCTCTGCGCGGCGTGGACTTCGCGGTGTCCGAACGCGGCAGCGTGCACGGCCTCATCGGCGCGAACGGCTCGGGGAAGTCGACGCTGCTCGGCGTGCTGTCCGGGCAGGTCAGCCCGGACTCGGGCGCGGTGTCGCTGCACGGGGAACGCGTGGAGCTCCGCGATCCGGCCCATGCGCTCTCGCACGGCATCGCGATGGTGTCACAGGAGTCGGCCCTGGCACCGCACCTGTCCGTCGCGGAGAACATCCTGCTCGGCCGTCGGCTCGAACGTTCCTGGTGGGGCATCGACTGGAAATCGACCAACCGTCGCGCCCGCGATGTGCTCGCACGTCTCGACCTCGACTACGACCCGACCATCGCCGTGTCGCGCTTGCGTCCAGACCAACGCCAGATGGTCGAGATCGCACGAGCGCTCTCGATCGAGACCTCGATCCTCATCCTCGACGAGCCGACGAGCTCGCTGAGCGACGACCAGGTTCGATCGTTGTTCGCCGCGGTCCGGCGGTTGAAGGGGCACGGCGTCTCGACGGTGTTCGTCAGCCACCGTCTCCCGGAGCTGTTCGAACTCTCGGATGAGATCACCGTGCTCCGCGACGGACTCACGGTGGCCACCGGACCGACCGGGGCGTTCGACCAGGCCACGCTCGTGGATGCCATGGTCGGAGCGCCGAAGGCTTCCCGCCCCGCAGGACGACGGAGCCGCCGCGCGGCGGTTCCCGAAGCCGTCCCGCGGATCCAGGTGCGCGGCGCGAGCTCACCCCGCGCCTTCACCGATGTGAGTCTCACGGTGCAGGCGGGCGAGATCGTCGGCCTGGCCGGTCTCACGGGTGCCGGGCGGGGCGAGCTCCTGGAGTCCCTCTTCGGCTCACGCCCCTTCACCGGAGACGTCGCGCTCAACGGCACATCGCTGGCGGGTTCCCGTCCGGATGAGGCCATCTCGGCTGGTGCCGGCTACCTCCCCCCGGATCGCAAGACGGAAGGGGTGGTGCTGCAGCGCAGCATCGTCGACAACCTGTTGATGGTCAGCACCCGCGACCGTCGGCGCCTCGGCGCCCCGCGGGCTACCGACACCGCGTCCGCCGCGACGCTGGCGAAGCGGATGTCGATCAAGGCGCCCGACCTCGGCTCCACGGTCGGCTCGCTTAGCGGCGGGAACCAGCAGAAGGTCGCGATCGGCAAGTGGCTCGGCGCCGAGAAGTCGGTCCTGCTGCTGGACGAACCGACGCGCGGCGTCGACGTCGCCGCCAAGCACGAGATCCACTCCCTCCTGCGTGACGCGGCGGACCGGGGCACCGCGCTCCTGGTCAGCTCGTCCGAGACCGACGAACTCCTCGAACTGTGCGATCGCATCCTCGTCATGCACGCCGGCGTGATCGTCGCCGATGTTGCTGCGGCAGATGCGACCGAACCCCTCATCACCCGATTGGCTGGAGGCCACCTATGA
- a CDS encoding ABC transporter permease: MTIEPTTAAPPALARVWAGTRLFRPVLFLVIAMLLIFAMTQPVFFTAGNIANVLTAAAPLWVVSMGMTLVVITGGVDLSVGATAALTGIFLAKAVEAGLPAALALPASVVVGAVVGAVANGLFIGWLRLSFFVVTIASMTTITGIVNLWSNSKSFYLTDPLFSQLSGGGLLGIPYPVCLMIVVFALFLYLERRTFFGRDVFAVGGSFSAARLSGIKTTRTIVLVYSVSGALAGVAGVLSSARVGAATPQVDPSLPLLAVAAVLLGGTSLLGGLGSVVGTALGVLFIALLQNGLSIAGIASFWQQVITGVILVAAVLGDRISARRRPSRRQRAADARAQAETRTDATPTATPSAQTQSTGAR; encoded by the coding sequence ATGACCATCGAACCGACCACCGCCGCACCGCCCGCTCTGGCGCGCGTCTGGGCGGGAACGAGGCTGTTCCGGCCGGTTCTGTTCCTCGTGATCGCCATGCTGCTCATCTTCGCGATGACCCAACCGGTGTTCTTCACCGCCGGCAACATCGCCAACGTCCTCACCGCGGCCGCGCCGCTCTGGGTGGTCAGCATGGGGATGACCCTGGTGGTCATCACCGGCGGCGTCGATCTCTCGGTGGGGGCGACGGCCGCCCTGACCGGGATCTTCCTCGCCAAAGCCGTCGAAGCGGGACTGCCGGCGGCGCTCGCGCTCCCGGCGAGCGTCGTGGTCGGTGCCGTCGTCGGCGCTGTGGCCAATGGCCTCTTCATCGGGTGGCTGCGGTTGTCGTTCTTCGTGGTCACGATCGCCTCGATGACGACCATCACCGGCATCGTCAACCTGTGGTCGAACAGCAAGTCGTTCTACTTGACCGATCCGCTCTTCTCGCAACTGTCCGGCGGCGGGCTCCTCGGCATCCCGTACCCGGTGTGCCTGATGATCGTGGTGTTCGCGCTGTTCCTCTATCTCGAGCGGCGCACGTTCTTCGGCCGCGACGTGTTCGCCGTCGGCGGGAGCTTCTCGGCCGCCCGACTCTCGGGCATCAAGACGACCCGGACGATCGTGCTCGTGTACTCGGTGTCGGGTGCGCTGGCGGGTGTGGCCGGGGTGCTCTCCAGCGCTCGCGTCGGCGCCGCGACGCCTCAAGTCGACCCGAGCCTGCCGCTCCTGGCGGTCGCGGCGGTGCTCCTCGGGGGGACGAGCCTGCTGGGAGGCCTCGGCAGCGTCGTGGGTACGGCGCTGGGCGTCCTCTTCATCGCCCTCCTGCAGAACGGATTGAGCATCGCGGGCATCGCGAGTTTCTGGCAGCAGGTGATCACGGGCGTCATCCTCGTCGCCGCGGTCCTCGGTGACCGGATCTCGGCGCGGCGCCGGCCCTCGCGCCGGCAACGTGCCGCTGACGCTCGAGCGCAGGCCGAAACTCGCACGGATGCCACCCCCACCGCGACGCCGTCTGCCCAGACGCAGTCCACCGGCGCTCGATGA
- a CDS encoding LuxR C-terminal-related transcriptional regulator has protein sequence MIEGDDLSSIDYDRIFGVLSDCDPARDLASFREALLESLGRRFGLRTTTFFTGSSFAAIWADPHPLETRSSVGMLAPYQDGWYRSDVFASPEAAALLRRTRVAGLGELGRLSHRSHEYLHRYLYPGGFRAATALHLDAGGGRQAVVGIFKTEPSLREQQELAALRRLAGPLNALSRALAPADAPNLSHDRLSSLAPRQQEVARLVADGLSNAEIAARLNLTEGTVKKYVSAILLATQLRSRTQLALLVGTRRHR, from the coding sequence GTGATCGAGGGTGACGACCTGTCGTCGATCGACTACGACCGGATCTTCGGCGTCCTGTCCGACTGCGATCCCGCGCGCGATCTCGCGAGCTTCCGCGAGGCGCTTCTGGAATCCCTGGGGCGGCGGTTCGGGCTCCGAACGACGACGTTCTTCACCGGTTCATCGTTCGCCGCCATCTGGGCGGACCCGCACCCACTCGAAACCCGGAGCTCCGTGGGAATGCTCGCGCCCTACCAGGACGGCTGGTACCGGAGCGACGTGTTCGCCTCACCGGAGGCGGCGGCACTGCTCCGGCGCACGCGAGTCGCGGGGCTCGGCGAACTCGGCCGGCTTTCGCACCGGTCTCACGAGTACCTGCACCGCTACCTGTACCCCGGCGGCTTCCGCGCGGCCACGGCGCTTCACCTCGACGCCGGAGGGGGGCGGCAAGCCGTCGTCGGGATCTTCAAGACCGAGCCCTCGCTGCGCGAGCAGCAGGAACTGGCCGCTCTCCGGCGCCTCGCCGGACCTCTCAATGCCCTCAGCCGTGCGCTCGCCCCCGCTGATGCGCCGAACCTCTCTCACGATCGACTCTCCTCGCTCGCGCCGCGGCAGCAAGAGGTGGCGCGCCTGGTCGCCGACGGCCTCTCGAACGCGGAGATCGCGGCGCGCCTCAATCTCACGGAGGGCACGGTGAAGAAGTACGTCAGCGCGATCCTCCTGGCGACCCAACTCCGCTCGCGCACGCAGCTCGCGCTGCTTGTCGGCACCCGCCGACACAGGTAA
- a CDS encoding LLM class flavin-dependent oxidoreductase has translation MTRMRFGIVQTPLHSSKINPTLAMRQDLELMQHLDRLGFDEAWIGEHHSGGSEIIGSPEIFIAAAAEVTSRIKFGSGVTSISYHNPLWVADRFVQLDHQTRGRVMLGVGPGSLPSDSSMIGLTPTDTRELLSDNIDIILRLLRGETVTATTKTHTLVDARLQLAPYSEPLFDIVAAGVVSPTGPRLAGMHGLGLFSIGATMTSDGFDALAHAFGIQQERAAEYGKTVSRDQWRLATLFHLAETREQAYKDVAYGIEEWFRYWKDVVAFPQMAVEGENVREMIDFINDNGIGVIGTPDDAVRQIQRLEKQTGGFGALLVFGNDWADRAATFTSYELFARHVIPAFQGHLAAAAASQAHTAAMREEQTKQHLAAISHMTEKYGAEVAAKA, from the coding sequence ATGACGCGCATGCGTTTCGGAATCGTGCAGACCCCGCTGCACTCCTCGAAGATCAACCCCACCCTGGCCATGCGCCAGGACCTCGAACTGATGCAGCATCTCGATCGGCTCGGCTTCGACGAAGCATGGATCGGTGAGCACCACTCGGGGGGCAGCGAGATCATCGGCAGCCCGGAGATCTTCATCGCCGCTGCCGCGGAGGTCACCAGCCGCATCAAGTTCGGGTCCGGCGTGACCTCGATCAGCTACCACAACCCGCTCTGGGTCGCCGACCGCTTCGTCCAGCTCGACCACCAGACACGTGGACGTGTGATGCTCGGCGTCGGGCCCGGGTCGCTTCCCTCCGACTCGTCGATGATCGGGCTGACCCCGACCGACACCCGCGAACTGCTCTCGGACAACATCGACATCATCCTGCGTCTTCTGCGAGGCGAGACGGTCACCGCGACCACCAAGACCCACACCCTCGTCGATGCGCGGCTCCAGCTGGCGCCGTACTCGGAGCCGCTCTTCGACATCGTCGCGGCCGGTGTCGTCTCCCCGACGGGACCGCGGCTGGCCGGAATGCACGGCCTCGGGCTGTTCTCGATCGGCGCCACGATGACCTCCGACGGTTTCGATGCGCTCGCGCACGCCTTCGGCATCCAGCAGGAACGGGCCGCGGAGTACGGCAAGACCGTCTCGCGCGACCAGTGGCGTCTGGCGACGCTGTTCCATCTCGCAGAGACCCGGGAGCAGGCCTACAAGGACGTCGCTTACGGCATCGAGGAGTGGTTCCGCTACTGGAAGGATGTCGTGGCCTTCCCCCAGATGGCGGTCGAGGGCGAGAACGTCCGCGAGATGATCGACTTCATCAACGACAACGGCATCGGCGTGATCGGCACCCCGGACGACGCCGTGCGACAGATCCAACGCCTCGAGAAGCAGACCGGCGGCTTCGGCGCTCTGCTCGTCTTCGGCAACGACTGGGCGGATCGGGCGGCGACGTTCACCTCGTACGAGCTCTTCGCTCGTCACGTCATCCCGGCGTTCCAGGGGCACCTCGCCGCGGCCGCGGCGTCCCAGGCGCACACTGCGGCCATGCGCGAGGAGCAGACCAAGCAGCACCTGGCGGCGATCTCGCACATGACCGAGAAGTACGGCGCCGAAGTCGCTGCGAAGGCGTGA
- a CDS encoding flavin reductase family protein yields MIIRIGSTGDPAGVELVEADVFDRLHVEAEEGATRAQIDDALRRARAGSFDYGVAQPVIDSGWIRHHAHDDTAWTTSFEAMLAFAQSRGWYSAEAGTIQAHVESRPSAAVSADEFRAAFRGYPAGVAVITADDGTGPVGLTATSVISVSAQPPLVVFSVSQDSSSSPTLTAASSVVVHLLGSRDLWAAKLCATSGIDRFADTSLWSRLPTGEPYFPTTTRWLRADVVSTSVAGTSTIVIVHVVETGSSCDGEQDSEAAPLVYHNRTWHALSGHSELEVRAG; encoded by the coding sequence ATGATCATCCGAATCGGAAGCACCGGCGACCCGGCGGGCGTGGAGCTGGTCGAGGCTGACGTCTTCGATCGGCTGCACGTGGAGGCGGAGGAGGGTGCGACACGCGCACAGATCGATGACGCCCTTCGGCGTGCCCGCGCCGGCTCGTTCGACTACGGGGTTGCGCAGCCCGTCATCGACTCGGGGTGGATCCGTCACCATGCTCACGACGACACCGCATGGACGACGTCGTTCGAGGCGATGCTCGCGTTCGCTCAGTCCCGGGGCTGGTACTCCGCGGAAGCGGGCACCATCCAGGCGCACGTCGAGTCTCGGCCGTCGGCGGCCGTCAGCGCCGACGAGTTCCGCGCCGCGTTCCGCGGGTATCCCGCGGGTGTCGCCGTCATCACGGCCGACGACGGCACCGGGCCCGTCGGTCTCACCGCCACCTCGGTCATTTCCGTGAGCGCCCAGCCACCGCTGGTGGTGTTCTCCGTCTCTCAGGACTCGTCGAGCTCTCCCACGCTCACGGCGGCGAGCTCGGTCGTCGTGCATTTGTTGGGCTCGCGCGATCTGTGGGCGGCGAAGCTCTGCGCCACGAGCGGTATCGACCGCTTCGCGGACACGTCGCTGTGGAGCCGCCTGCCCACCGGCGAGCCCTACTTCCCGACCACCACCCGATGGTTGAGGGCCGATGTCGTATCGACGTCGGTGGCGGGCACATCGACGATCGTGATCGTCCACGTGGTTGAGACAGGGTCATCGTGTGACGGGGAGCAGGACTCCGAGGCTGCCCCCCTCGTCTACCACAACCGCACGTGGCACGCGTTGAGCGGGCATTCCGAGCTCGAGGTACGAGCGGGCTGA
- a CDS encoding 2,3-butanediol dehydrogenase, with the protein MKAARFHAARDLRVEDVPEPVLRPGAVMVDIAWCGICGSDLHEYLVGPNFIPHPGHPHPISGEEPPIIMGHEFSGTVSAVGEGVTDLVVGQNVVVEPYIIRDDVPMGPDDEYQLSPDTNFVGLAGRGGGLSEKVVADRKWVHPIGDIPLDQAALIEPLAVAHHAVTRSGAERGQTALVGGAGPIGLMTAAILKAKGLNVVVSEINPARKEKARVVGVDAVFDPSETDVAQAVRDRTGGRGADVAFECTSVQPVLDMLMDAVKPTGTIVNVSVWMTPAAVDMERVVIKEITLRGSMAYAHDHAAVIALIQEGSIDLTPLITSRIALEDVVEQGFERLIQNNETEVKILVHP; encoded by the coding sequence ATGAAAGCCGCTCGTTTCCACGCCGCGCGAGACCTGCGCGTCGAGGACGTCCCCGAACCCGTCCTCCGACCTGGCGCCGTCATGGTCGACATCGCCTGGTGCGGGATCTGCGGGAGCGACCTGCACGAGTACCTCGTCGGTCCGAACTTCATCCCCCATCCGGGACACCCGCACCCGATCTCCGGCGAGGAGCCGCCGATCATCATGGGCCACGAGTTCTCGGGTACCGTCAGCGCGGTCGGGGAGGGCGTCACCGACCTCGTCGTCGGCCAGAACGTCGTCGTCGAGCCCTACATCATCCGCGACGACGTGCCCATGGGACCCGATGACGAGTATCAGCTGTCGCCGGACACGAACTTCGTCGGGCTCGCGGGCCGCGGCGGCGGATTGAGCGAGAAGGTCGTCGCCGACCGGAAGTGGGTCCACCCCATCGGGGACATCCCCCTCGACCAGGCCGCCCTCATCGAACCGCTCGCGGTGGCTCACCACGCGGTGACGCGCAGCGGTGCCGAGCGGGGTCAGACCGCTCTGGTGGGCGGGGCGGGCCCGATCGGCCTCATGACGGCAGCCATCTTGAAGGCCAAGGGCCTGAACGTGGTCGTGTCGGAGATCAATCCCGCGCGCAAGGAGAAAGCGCGGGTCGTCGGCGTGGATGCCGTCTTCGATCCCTCGGAGACGGATGTCGCCCAGGCCGTCCGCGATCGCACGGGCGGTCGCGGCGCCGATGTCGCGTTCGAGTGCACGAGTGTCCAGCCCGTGCTCGACATGCTGATGGATGCCGTGAAGCCCACCGGCACCATCGTCAACGTGTCCGTGTGGATGACGCCGGCAGCCGTCGACATGGAGCGTGTCGTCATAAAGGAGATCACCTTGCGCGGATCCATGGCCTACGCCCACGACCACGCCGCTGTCATCGCCCTCATCCAGGAGGGATCCATCGATCTGACCCCGCTCATCACGAGCCGGATCGCTCTGGAGGATGTCGTCGAGCAGGGCTTCGAACGACTCATCCAGAACAACGAGACCGAGGTGAAGATCCTCGTCCATCCGTGA
- a CDS encoding amidohydrolase family protein → MTPSRTTAHIIDTHHHVGELALGMGEEGTTVDGASIRPVEVHAAMLDQFGLTAACVLPGFQYDRSEGIASTRALNDGIVAYRNSLPSRFPLALGTVEPLHRDSLCRDEVARLVDECRIDGLAWHTRYQGVALSDRRMHVLIDLATEHGLPCYLHLFSESGLEAPWSLLDLATAHPDATLVALDGFSGATQIRYLFDIAERCPNVLFDTAICFPLLRPLDEFVGRFGSERLLFGTDSYAQPLLYNTPSVMHELLASDMPQEDLENIMWRNLLRVFPQAATRLTLTDPSS, encoded by the coding sequence ATGACCCCCTCTCGAACGACAGCGCACATCATCGACACCCATCACCACGTGGGCGAACTCGCTCTGGGAATGGGAGAAGAAGGGACGACGGTCGACGGGGCCAGCATCCGGCCGGTCGAGGTGCACGCTGCGATGCTCGATCAGTTCGGTCTGACCGCCGCCTGTGTCCTGCCCGGCTTCCAGTACGACCGCAGCGAGGGAATCGCCAGCACGCGCGCACTCAACGACGGCATCGTCGCGTATCGCAACAGTCTGCCCAGCCGATTCCCCCTCGCGCTCGGCACGGTCGAACCCCTGCATCGCGATTCGCTCTGCCGAGACGAGGTGGCGCGACTCGTCGACGAATGCCGCATCGACGGCCTGGCGTGGCACACCCGCTACCAGGGCGTGGCGCTCTCCGACCGTCGGATGCACGTCCTGATCGATCTCGCTACCGAACACGGACTGCCCTGCTACCTCCACCTGTTCAGCGAGTCGGGTCTGGAAGCTCCGTGGTCGCTGTTGGATCTGGCGACCGCGCATCCGGATGCCACCCTCGTGGCGCTGGACGGATTCTCCGGTGCCACGCAGATCCGCTACCTCTTCGACATTGCGGAGCGTTGCCCCAACGTGCTTTTCGACACCGCCATCTGCTTCCCCTTGCTCCGCCCCCTCGACGAGTTCGTCGGGCGGTTCGGCTCGGAGCGGCTCCTGTTCGGAACCGACTCGTACGCGCAGCCGCTCCTGTACAACACGCCATCCGTGATGCACGAACTCCTGGCATCCGACATGCCGCAAGAGGACCTCGAGAACATCATGTGGCGAAACCTCCTCCGTGTCTTCCCACAGGCGGCGACGCGGCTCACCCTCACCGACCCCTCGTCCTGA
- a CDS encoding PaaI family thioesterase, with amino-acid sequence MSDYVSIGQEGTFLDHIGGIEWSAAPDAIGIRLTVRSAHVNPNGTVHGGLILTLLDFTLGAEVERSLGAGQQGHPITIQLSSSMIGAASLGETLLGSARVTARTKTMSFVAGEITCDGRLIASATAVFRNPRTA; translated from the coding sequence ATGAGCGACTACGTATCGATCGGCCAGGAGGGCACGTTCCTCGACCACATCGGTGGCATCGAGTGGAGTGCCGCACCGGACGCGATCGGCATCCGCCTCACGGTGCGATCGGCCCATGTGAACCCGAACGGCACCGTGCACGGGGGACTCATTCTGACTCTTCTCGACTTCACGCTCGGTGCGGAGGTCGAGCGCTCGCTCGGTGCGGGCCAGCAGGGGCATCCCATCACGATCCAGCTCTCCAGCAGCATGATCGGCGCTGCTTCCCTCGGCGAGACGCTGCTCGGCTCGGCCCGGGTCACCGCGCGCACCAAGACCATGAGCTTCGTGGCGGGGGAGATCACCTGTGATGGCCGCCTGATCGCGTCCGCGACAGCGGTGTTCCGCAACCCGCGGACCGCGTGA
- a CDS encoding MaoC family dehydratase codes for MITVDSAGELRERVGSVLGESSWVTVPAERIAAFGKLTGDEHWIHVDRPRAKSEGPFGDVLAHGFLLLSLVTGLANECYAVRRAQRWTNYGLDRVRFTAPVTPADSLRLRLTLDSLEETSAGYRLVLGCVLERKGSDRPAMIADWIVLITEGDSR; via the coding sequence ATGATCACCGTCGATTCCGCGGGTGAGCTCCGTGAGCGGGTGGGAAGCGTGCTCGGAGAGAGCAGCTGGGTCACGGTGCCCGCTGAGCGCATCGCCGCCTTCGGGAAGCTCACCGGTGACGAGCATTGGATCCACGTGGACCGTCCGCGTGCGAAGTCGGAGGGGCCGTTCGGCGACGTGCTCGCGCACGGCTTCCTCCTGCTCAGCCTCGTCACCGGTCTCGCCAACGAGTGCTACGCGGTGCGCCGGGCGCAGCGCTGGACGAACTACGGGCTGGACAGGGTGCGGTTCACCGCGCCGGTCACGCCCGCGGATTCGCTGCGGCTGCGGTTGACGCTCGACTCCCTCGAGGAGACCTCGGCCGGTTATCGGCTCGTCCTCGGCTGCGTCCTCGAGCGGAAAGGCTCGGATCGCCCGGCGATGATCGCCGACTGGATCGTCTTGATCACCGAAGGAGACTCGCGATGA
- a CDS encoding AMP-binding protein, translating into MSAFKDPDVEVERLPGGVIEMRSRHELSAAPVTTLHWLRRWARRTPHSVLLTEVAPDGERRALDYASAWSAIARTAVGLAEQGIQRGERVAVIATNSIESFIYGHAIMLAGAMWAPIAPQYLRPGADPARIAGVLDVVDPALIVVPDPALHAGLPDGRIAVTSMRPRGEHTRDRAHDVGDQLLAVAQDDDAVKLLLTSGSTGTPKAVVYTHRMLVSNMRATADVWPFVTDHAPVLVDWLPWNHAFGGNANIDMVLLGGGTLHIDDAHGRPQELVRTIASITEFSPTFHAAVPATFHALLSVLEADDAFRRAFFARSDALFSAGAAMPMTTFHRLRELSLTVRERPVPVLTGWGSTEVGPAATTVHTTDSEPGHIGPPLPGVTVRLVPVADKLELRVKGPGVMPGYWRAPDLTAAVFDGDGFYRSGDAGVLVDEDDPGRGFRFDGRIADDFKLANGSWVNVDRLRSSLLAQGGAAVRDVVVAGPDRPHLVAVFWVEEGARVDVDAVIGAHNAHTSGQTNLIRAAAVLPGEPPADLLSPKGLIKPAPFRVASVGLIDALYHLDAVGAKEAS; encoded by the coding sequence GTGTCTGCGTTCAAGGACCCCGACGTCGAGGTCGAGCGTCTGCCGGGCGGCGTGATCGAAATGCGCTCGCGGCACGAGCTCTCGGCAGCGCCGGTCACGACCTTGCACTGGTTGCGTCGGTGGGCTCGCAGGACGCCGCACTCCGTCCTGCTCACCGAAGTTGCACCCGATGGGGAACGACGCGCGCTCGATTACGCGAGCGCCTGGTCCGCCATCGCGCGGACCGCGGTGGGCCTAGCCGAGCAGGGAATCCAGCGCGGCGAACGGGTGGCCGTGATCGCGACCAACAGCATCGAGTCGTTCATCTACGGCCACGCGATCATGCTGGCAGGCGCGATGTGGGCGCCGATCGCGCCGCAGTACCTCCGCCCGGGCGCCGACCCGGCGCGCATCGCCGGAGTGCTGGACGTCGTCGATCCCGCGCTCATCGTGGTACCGGATCCTGCGTTGCACGCGGGACTTCCTGACGGGCGGATCGCGGTGACGAGCATGCGTCCCCGCGGCGAGCACACTCGTGATCGCGCGCACGACGTCGGCGACCAGCTGCTCGCCGTGGCGCAGGACGACGACGCCGTCAAGCTGCTGCTGACCTCCGGGTCGACCGGTACGCCGAAGGCCGTCGTCTACACGCATCGGATGCTCGTCAGCAACATGCGGGCCACGGCCGACGTGTGGCCGTTCGTGACGGATCACGCGCCGGTGCTGGTGGACTGGCTGCCCTGGAACCACGCCTTCGGGGGCAACGCGAACATCGACATGGTGCTCCTCGGGGGAGGCACCCTTCACATCGATGATGCGCACGGTCGTCCCCAGGAACTCGTTCGAACGATCGCCTCGATCACGGAGTTCTCGCCCACGTTCCACGCCGCTGTCCCTGCCACCTTCCACGCCCTCCTCTCGGTGTTGGAAGCCGATGACGCGTTTCGACGGGCGTTCTTCGCCCGCTCCGACGCGCTCTTCTCCGCCGGAGCCGCGATGCCGATGACCACGTTCCACCGGCTGCGCGAGTTGTCGCTGACCGTCCGAGAGCGGCCGGTGCCTGTGCTTACGGGCTGGGGATCGACGGAGGTGGGGCCGGCGGCCACGACCGTCCACACCACCGACAGCGAACCCGGGCACATCGGGCCCCCGCTGCCCGGAGTGACCGTGCGGCTGGTCCCGGTGGCCGACAAGCTCGAACTGCGGGTGAAGGGGCCCGGCGTGATGCCCGGATACTGGCGAGCGCCGGATCTAACGGCCGCGGTGTTCGATGGCGACGGCTTCTATCGATCGGGCGACGCCGGCGTCCTCGTGGACGAGGACGACCCGGGTCGCGGGTTCCGCTTCGACGGCCGCATCGCAGACGACTTCAAGTTGGCCAACGGGTCATGGGTGAACGTCGACCGCCTGCGCTCGAGCCTGCTCGCCCAGGGCGGTGCAGCGGTGCGCGACGTCGTCGTCGCCGGACCGGACCGTCCTCACCTCGTGGCGGTGTTCTGGGTGGAGGAGGGCGCACGAGTGGACGTCGACGCCGTCATCGGCGCTCACAACGCGCACACGTCGGGGCAGACCAACCTGATCCGGGCCGCCGCCGTATTGCCCGGGGAACCGCCGGCAGACCTGCTCTCGCCGAAAGGGCTGATCAAACCGGCCCCGTTCCGCGTCGCCTCGGTCGGACTGATCGACGCGCTTTATCACCTCGATGCCGTCGGGGCGAAGGAGGCCTCATGA